The following are encoded together in the Fimbriiglobus ruber genome:
- a CDS encoding DUF1552 domain-containing protein: protein MTATNTISRRAVLKGLGVTVALPWLESLAARAGTPAAKAAPKRLACLFIGDGISPPHWWAKGSGANMELGSSLTPLAPFKEKINVIDGLWNKEGDGGHAKCTGNILSGASLHRGRTIKGGLSMDQLLAKHYEEETAQPSLVLGCEQPVSGFHESQYSMVYASHISWRNADSPVPIELYPALAFDSLFGGKAGKLQGSILDDVLGQANDLSGKVSGTDKLKLDEYLSSVRETEQRVQRLNKMAKDDAPAAPAAQRPSTAQPKDLREYSKLMCDVIALAFQSDRSRVATLLMSRDLSGQVYPFLGIRDDHHSYSHSNEGPEYQSIVKFYVEQYAYLLDRLSKMPEGDGSVLDNSCIMFVSEHWNAHNGTRVPLVLAGGLGGTLRTGRTLDYLKAGNDKRKLCGLYLTLMDRMGLKTSEFGDAKERLAGI, encoded by the coding sequence ATGACCGCTACCAATACCATTTCGCGCCGCGCGGTACTCAAAGGCTTGGGCGTGACCGTGGCCCTGCCGTGGCTCGAATCCCTCGCGGCCCGCGCGGGGACGCCGGCCGCGAAGGCCGCCCCCAAGCGATTAGCGTGCCTGTTCATCGGCGACGGGATCTCGCCCCCGCACTGGTGGGCGAAGGGCTCCGGCGCGAACATGGAACTCGGGTCCAGCCTGACGCCGCTAGCGCCGTTCAAGGAGAAGATCAACGTCATCGACGGGCTGTGGAACAAGGAGGGCGACGGCGGTCACGCGAAGTGTACCGGCAACATCCTCTCCGGCGCCTCGTTGCACCGCGGCCGGACAATCAAAGGCGGCCTCAGCATGGACCAGCTGCTGGCCAAGCACTACGAGGAGGAGACCGCCCAGCCGAGCCTCGTGCTGGGCTGCGAGCAGCCGGTCAGCGGGTTCCACGAGAGCCAGTATTCAATGGTGTACGCGTCGCACATCTCCTGGCGGAACGCGGACTCCCCGGTGCCGATCGAACTCTACCCGGCACTGGCCTTCGACAGCCTGTTCGGGGGCAAGGCCGGGAAGCTCCAGGGCAGCATCCTCGACGATGTTCTCGGTCAAGCAAACGACCTGAGCGGCAAGGTGAGCGGCACCGACAAGCTGAAGCTCGACGAGTACCTGTCGTCCGTTCGCGAGACGGAACAGCGCGTCCAGCGGTTAAACAAGATGGCGAAGGACGACGCCCCCGCGGCGCCGGCGGCTCAACGCCCGTCGACCGCCCAGCCGAAGGATCTCCGCGAGTACTCCAAGCTCATGTGCGACGTGATCGCACTGGCGTTCCAGAGCGACCGGTCGCGGGTGGCGACGCTGCTCATGTCCCGCGACCTGTCCGGGCAGGTGTACCCGTTCCTCGGCATCCGCGATGACCACCACAGCTACTCGCACTCGAACGAGGGCCCGGAATACCAGTCGATCGTGAAGTTTTACGTCGAGCAGTACGCGTACCTCCTCGACCGGCTCTCGAAGATGCCGGAGGGCGACGGGTCGGTGTTGGACAACTCGTGCATCATGTTCGTGTCGGAACACTGGAACGCGCACAACGGCACCCGGGTGCCGCTCGTCCTGGCCGGCGGTCTGGGCGGCACGCTCCGGACCGGCCGCACGCTCGACTACCTGAAGGCCGGCAACGACAAGCGGAAGCTGTGCGGCCTGTACCTCACCCTGATGGACCGGATGGGTCTGAAGACGTCGGAGTTCGGCGACGCGAAAGAACGGCTCGCGGGCATCTGA
- a CDS encoding DUF1501 domain-containing protein, whose protein sequence is MNTSFDAAHRPTSDRLSRRRLLQFGSLGALSLSTPGILAASVGSSGTEKTTEKSCIFILLCGGPSHIDTWDLKPDAPAEIRGPYRPAATTVPGMRISELHPRLATMAKEFCLIRSMTHPGNISNHFDAMHNALSGQSDAPADSPYIGSVLAKVRPSQRSVASYVWLIKCVGDPVFCAPNIGTGGSLGGAYAPLFVGSAENNPARPGFKAPDALTSTEPAERMLGRRQMLDDLDQRRGADRHDWRAVHRRGFELATAAGPRRAFEMDLEDPRLRDRYGRNPLGQNLLLARRLVESGVGFVTVNGWTGPAPGQAGGGPPSSSWDMHGGEMGMGNAFGTGSYGMGWCLPVLDAALSALLTDLRERGLLDSTLVVVAGEFGRTPRINQNQGASPGRQHWPACYSAILAGGGIRGGMVYGESDKIGAYVKDKPVRPQDLSATIYHALGVPFESRVTRDGLSKPLSTGQPILDLFE, encoded by the coding sequence ATGAACACGTCCTTCGATGCCGCCCACCGGCCCACGTCCGACAGGCTTTCCCGGCGCCGCCTCCTGCAGTTCGGTAGTCTCGGTGCGCTCAGCCTGAGTACCCCCGGAATTCTGGCGGCCAGTGTCGGCAGCTCGGGTACGGAGAAGACGACCGAGAAGTCGTGTATCTTCATCCTACTTTGCGGCGGCCCCAGCCACATCGACACGTGGGACCTTAAACCGGACGCTCCGGCGGAGATCCGCGGCCCGTACCGGCCCGCCGCGACGACCGTGCCCGGGATGCGGATCAGCGAACTCCACCCGCGCCTGGCGACGATGGCCAAGGAGTTTTGCCTGATCCGGTCGATGACCCACCCGGGGAACATCAGCAACCACTTCGACGCGATGCACAACGCCCTGAGTGGCCAGTCCGACGCGCCCGCGGATTCGCCGTACATCGGGTCCGTGCTGGCCAAGGTCCGCCCCAGCCAACGGAGCGTGGCCTCGTACGTCTGGCTCATCAAGTGCGTCGGCGACCCCGTCTTTTGCGCCCCGAACATCGGAACGGGCGGCTCCCTGGGCGGGGCCTACGCCCCGCTCTTCGTCGGGTCGGCCGAGAACAACCCGGCTCGGCCGGGCTTCAAGGCTCCGGACGCGCTCACCTCGACGGAGCCAGCCGAGCGCATGCTCGGTCGCCGCCAGATGCTGGACGACCTCGACCAGAGGCGGGGCGCTGACCGACACGACTGGCGGGCGGTCCACCGCCGCGGGTTCGAGCTGGCCACGGCGGCCGGTCCCCGGCGGGCGTTCGAGATGGACCTCGAAGACCCCCGCCTGCGGGACCGCTACGGCCGGAACCCCCTCGGGCAGAACCTGTTGCTGGCGCGCCGGCTCGTCGAGTCGGGCGTCGGGTTCGTCACCGTCAACGGCTGGACCGGCCCGGCCCCCGGCCAGGCCGGCGGCGGCCCGCCGAGTTCGAGCTGGGACATGCACGGCGGCGAGATGGGCATGGGGAACGCTTTCGGCACCGGGTCGTATGGCATGGGCTGGTGCCTGCCGGTCCTCGACGCCGCGCTGTCGGCCCTGCTGACCGACCTGCGGGAGCGAGGTTTGTTGGACAGCACCCTGGTCGTGGTGGCCGGCGAGTTCGGTCGCACCCCGCGGATCAACCAGAACCAGGGGGCGTCGCCGGGGCGGCAGCACTGGCCGGCGTGCTACTCGGCCATCCTGGCTGGCGGCGGCATCCGCGGCGGGATGGTGTACGGCGAGTCCGACAAAATCGGGGCCTACGTGAAGGACAAGCCGGTCCGCCCGCAAGACCTCAGCGCCACGATCTATCACGCGCTGGGCGTGCCGTTCGAATCCCGCGTCACCCGGGACGGGTTATCGAAGCCCTTGAGTACGGGCCAGCCGATTCTCGATCTGTTCGAGTAG
- a CDS encoding PSD1 and planctomycete cytochrome C domain-containing protein yields MTIRTPFRFLLVAVAAVGLSSAAGAQSAAVEHFEKKVRPVLIEHCASCHGADGKKIKGGLRTSSRADLLAGGDTGPAIVPGKPAESLLVLAVKYDGELKMPPAGKLKDAEIAAITEWVKVGAPWPDTAGATVATTPVKKDGPLFTEEQKRFWAFHPVKAEKPPAVKDEKWVRSPVDAFLLAKLEVADLAPAPPADKRALIRRATFDLTGLPPTPAEIDAFLADNSSSAFATVVDRLLASPAYGERWGRHWLDVARYADSNGLDENTAFGNAWRYRDYVVRAFNADKPYDEFLREQIAGDLLPATTDHAVRDDRYTALGYLVIGAKLLAEPDKQKMLLDIADEQLDVFGKGVMGLTLGCARCHDHKFDPLPTRDYYSLLGIFTSTRTMQNLNTVAKAFERNLGEPEKPEIVAARARLEKLRKELRELEKAFGKTPEKEKEKRTEIHNKAEAARAEIKTLEPKIPPVVSVLSVEEGSAAAYGTQPRNLHVQVRGNYTTPGEEAPSVFLRVLGGEKQTSFVSTNPNTADKPQPNKTRFGSVRTGSGRLELARWVTDPQHPLTARVFVNRVWQHHFGNGLVRSPDNFGRLGDRPTHPELLDWLATRFVQDGWSVKKLHRVMMLSNAYQMSTRYDARAALADPDDRLLWRYPRLRVEPEAIRDAMLAVGGNLDTTIGGTLYKGGNFEYVTNDQSSDKVGYDTTRRSIYLPVIRNNVFPFFQTFDFPDPSTMLGKRESTVVAPQALFLMNSPFAANQAAAFADRLFKAEPNDDRARVGLGYRLAFGRLVTDVEASRAAEFVAHYQTMLEKTEADKAKRRAKAWQALCQALFASNEFVYLN; encoded by the coding sequence GTGACTATCCGCACACCGTTCCGGTTTCTGTTGGTCGCCGTTGCGGCCGTCGGCCTGAGTTCGGCCGCCGGCGCTCAATCAGCCGCGGTCGAGCATTTCGAGAAGAAAGTCCGCCCGGTTTTGATCGAGCATTGCGCCTCATGTCACGGGGCCGACGGCAAGAAAATCAAAGGCGGGCTGCGCACGTCGTCCCGGGCGGACTTGCTCGCGGGCGGTGATACCGGCCCCGCCATCGTGCCCGGCAAGCCGGCCGAGAGCCTGCTCGTTCTGGCCGTGAAATACGACGGCGAGTTGAAGATGCCGCCCGCGGGCAAGCTCAAGGACGCCGAGATTGCCGCGATCACCGAGTGGGTGAAAGTCGGCGCCCCCTGGCCCGATACGGCCGGGGCAACGGTTGCTACAACCCCGGTAAAGAAAGACGGGCCGCTATTCACCGAAGAACAGAAGCGGTTCTGGGCATTCCACCCGGTCAAGGCCGAGAAACCGCCCGCGGTCAAAGACGAGAAATGGGTTCGCTCGCCGGTCGATGCGTTTCTCCTGGCCAAGCTCGAAGTTGCGGATCTCGCGCCGGCGCCGCCCGCGGACAAGCGGGCACTCATCCGCCGGGCGACGTTCGACCTCACCGGCCTACCGCCCACGCCCGCGGAAATCGATGCCTTCCTCGCGGACAATTCCTCGAGTGCGTTCGCCACCGTTGTCGACCGCCTGCTCGCGTCGCCGGCTTACGGCGAACGGTGGGGCCGGCACTGGCTCGACGTGGCCCGGTACGCGGACAGCAACGGGCTGGACGAGAACACCGCCTTCGGCAACGCCTGGCGGTATCGCGACTACGTCGTTCGCGCGTTCAACGCGGACAAGCCTTACGACGAATTCCTCCGTGAACAAATCGCGGGCGACCTGCTCCCCGCGACGACCGACCACGCGGTTCGGGACGACCGCTACACGGCTCTCGGCTATCTCGTGATCGGCGCGAAGCTCCTGGCCGAGCCGGACAAGCAGAAGATGCTGCTCGACATCGCCGACGAGCAACTCGACGTATTCGGCAAGGGCGTCATGGGCCTGACGCTCGGCTGCGCCCGGTGCCACGACCACAAGTTCGACCCGCTCCCGACGCGAGACTACTACAGTCTCCTCGGCATTTTCACCAGCACGCGGACGATGCAGAACTTGAACACCGTTGCCAAGGCGTTCGAGCGCAACCTCGGCGAGCCTGAGAAGCCGGAAATTGTCGCCGCGCGGGCACGACTGGAAAAGCTCCGCAAAGAACTTCGTGAGTTGGAAAAGGCTTTCGGCAAGACGCCCGAGAAGGAGAAAGAGAAGCGAACGGAGATTCACAACAAAGCTGAGGCTGCCCGCGCCGAGATCAAGACGTTGGAGCCGAAGATTCCGCCCGTGGTCTCGGTCCTGTCCGTCGAGGAAGGAAGCGCGGCCGCTTACGGCACGCAACCCCGTAACCTGCACGTCCAGGTCCGTGGCAACTACACAACACCGGGCGAGGAAGCCCCGAGCGTCTTCCTGCGAGTGTTGGGTGGGGAAAAGCAGACTTCGTTCGTCTCGACCAACCCCAACACGGCTGACAAGCCGCAGCCAAACAAAACCCGCTTCGGCAGCGTTCGCACCGGCAGCGGGCGGCTCGAACTCGCCCGGTGGGTGACCGACCCGCAGCACCCGCTCACCGCCCGCGTGTTCGTCAACCGCGTCTGGCAGCACCACTTCGGCAACGGCCTCGTCCGCAGCCCCGACAACTTCGGCCGCCTCGGCGACCGACCGACCCATCCAGAGCTACTTGATTGGCTCGCTACGAGGTTCGTTCAAGACGGCTGGTCGGTGAAAAAGCTGCACCGGGTCATGATGCTGTCGAATGCGTACCAGATGAGTACGCGGTACGACGCCCGAGCCGCGCTGGCCGACCCGGACGACCGCCTTTTATGGCGTTACCCGCGACTGCGAGTCGAGCCCGAAGCCATCCGCGACGCGATGCTGGCCGTGGGCGGGAATCTCGACACGACCATCGGCGGAACGCTCTACAAGGGTGGTAACTTCGAGTACGTGACTAACGACCAGTCCAGCGATAAGGTCGGGTACGACACGACCCGGCGGAGTATTTACCTGCCGGTGATCCGCAACAACGTGTTCCCGTTCTTCCAGACTTTCGACTTCCCGGACCCGAGTACGATGCTCGGCAAGCGCGAGTCGACCGTCGTGGCCCCGCAAGCGCTGTTCCTCATGAACAGTCCGTTCGCCGCAAATCAGGCCGCAGCGTTCGCCGACCGCCTGTTCAAGGCCGAGCCGAACGACGACCGCGCGCGCGTCGGGCTGGGGTACCGGCTGGCGTTCGGCCGACTGGTCACGGACGTTGAAGCGAGTCGGGCCGCCGAGTTCGTGGCCCACTACCAGACGATGCTGGAAAAGACCGAAGCCGACAAAGCCAAGCGCCGCGCGAAGGCCTGGCAGGCACTCTGTCAGGCACTGTTCGCGAGCAACGAGTTCGTTTACCTGAATTGA
- a CDS encoding DUF1501 domain-containing protein, with amino-acid sequence MSRRTFCNTFVPTTTRRGLLRASANGFGLLALGGLLARDGRTADASNPLAPRLAHFAPRAKRVIFLFMHGGPSQVDTFDYKPMLAKHDGKPYPGQKPRVQFAATGNLLQSPWKFEPGGKSGTLVSDLFPEVRKRADDLCVIRSIHADNSAHGGALLQLHTGSDTFVRPSVGSWVTYGLGSENQNLPGFVTVCPTLGHGGVQNWSSAFLPAAHQGTPIGHSGIKCKDAKLANIQNTAQSTDLQRAQLDLVQSMNRDHLTGGPDAALEGRINAFELAFRMQAEAPKVMDLGTESKETLDLYGIGAEPTDNFGRQCLLARRFAEAGVRFVQVTHSYKWDQHGNLKKDHAKNAQEVDRPIAGLLTDLGRRGLLKDTLVWWGGEFGRTPTAQDKDGRDHNPHAFSMWLAGGGVKPGMTYGATDDFGYYAVENKVHMHDLHATILALLGLDHEKLTYKHAGRDFRLTDVHGRVVKELFA; translated from the coding sequence ATGTCCCGCCGCACGTTCTGCAACACGTTCGTCCCGACCACGACACGCCGCGGCCTGCTCCGCGCGTCGGCGAACGGCTTCGGGCTGCTGGCGCTCGGCGGTCTCTTGGCCCGGGACGGCCGGACGGCGGATGCCTCGAACCCGCTCGCGCCACGGTTGGCTCACTTCGCGCCGCGGGCCAAGCGCGTGATCTTCCTGTTCATGCACGGCGGGCCGAGCCAGGTCGACACGTTCGATTATAAACCCATGCTCGCGAAGCACGACGGCAAGCCGTACCCCGGGCAGAAGCCCCGCGTCCAGTTCGCGGCCACCGGCAACCTGCTCCAGTCGCCGTGGAAGTTCGAACCGGGCGGGAAGTCCGGAACCCTTGTGAGCGACCTGTTCCCCGAAGTCCGCAAGCGGGCGGATGACCTCTGCGTGATCCGCTCGATCCACGCCGACAACTCCGCCCACGGCGGCGCGCTCCTACAACTGCACACCGGGTCGGACACGTTCGTCCGACCGAGTGTCGGGTCGTGGGTGACTTACGGGTTGGGCTCCGAGAATCAGAACCTGCCCGGCTTCGTCACCGTCTGCCCGACGCTTGGACACGGTGGCGTGCAGAACTGGTCGAGCGCGTTCCTCCCGGCCGCCCACCAGGGTACGCCGATCGGTCACTCGGGCATCAAGTGTAAGGACGCGAAACTCGCCAACATCCAGAACACCGCCCAGTCGACTGACCTGCAACGGGCGCAGCTCGATCTGGTCCAGTCGATGAACCGCGACCACCTGACCGGCGGCCCGGATGCGGCGCTCGAAGGCCGCATCAACGCCTTCGAGCTGGCCTTTCGCATGCAGGCCGAGGCTCCAAAGGTGATGGACCTGGGCACGGAATCGAAAGAAACGCTCGATCTCTACGGCATCGGCGCGGAGCCGACCGACAACTTCGGCCGCCAATGCCTACTCGCCCGGCGGTTCGCGGAAGCGGGCGTGCGGTTCGTTCAGGTCACGCACAGCTACAAGTGGGACCAGCACGGGAACCTGAAGAAGGACCACGCGAAGAACGCGCAGGAGGTGGACCGCCCCATCGCCGGCCTGCTGACCGACCTCGGCCGTCGCGGTTTACTCAAGGACACGCTCGTCTGGTGGGGCGGCGAGTTCGGCCGCACCCCGACCGCCCAGGACAAGGACGGCCGGGACCACAACCCGCACGCCTTCAGTATGTGGCTCGCGGGCGGCGGCGTGAAGCCGGGGATGACTTACGGGGCGACCGACGACTTCGGGTATTACGCCGTCGAGAACAAGGTCCACATGCACGACTTACACGCGACCATCCTGGCACTGCTCGGCCTCGACCACGAAAAGCTCACTTACAAGCACGCAGGCCGCGACTTCCGATTAACGGACGTCCACGGCCGGGTGGTGAAGGAATTGTTCGCGTAA
- a CDS encoding HEAT repeat domain-containing protein encodes MDIPVKKLTRLLKPDQPVDVRAAAVVVFAELGVKDAEAAAELVARLDDESDAVRVPAIRAVGTLKIAKALPVLLDRIKGGGEEAALAAEAAAKLGAPAITALHTLMHQVVPGVRRYIAAALAGGGGSGAEVGASVLLEKDPQVTAAAAAAIIGRIPAMSPEQRADLAAGLVALSTNKKTKLPAASELPVVKVLASLNDPAAAAALWEWVLPPHSADVRAAALQAVGGWVQTPTKEQWRRLFACAAETEFRIAAPALMVLGRLPGAEKHVAEWVTLLRAPDMAARRLAMEKVGERDTEEVAIALMEQLGHPDRGVREAARARLVKLDHGRAALASAVGTAATADEAWSLARSLAPFFKTFPEEVKSSLLKQACTYLEADDHRADPLLFLLREADASALRNELFDRAVAKRKKKDYDTALQYLKLLARDPAAGFPMRLELAMGGLKLSSKDVAAESRANDHCLRHFEYAIGQNAAGVIEQIEKAKWLTEDDLFYLGFHFAERSGNEKDFGVAVLKQVVKASPRSKLGTAAKNKLKSVAADS; translated from the coding sequence ATGGACATTCCGGTCAAGAAGCTCACGCGGCTCCTCAAGCCCGATCAGCCGGTCGACGTCCGCGCGGCCGCGGTCGTCGTGTTCGCCGAACTCGGGGTGAAAGACGCCGAGGCGGCCGCCGAACTCGTCGCGCGGCTGGACGACGAATCGGACGCCGTCCGCGTCCCGGCGATCCGCGCCGTGGGGACGCTGAAGATCGCCAAGGCGTTGCCGGTCCTCCTCGACCGGATCAAGGGCGGCGGGGAAGAGGCGGCCCTGGCCGCGGAGGCGGCCGCCAAGCTCGGGGCGCCCGCGATCACGGCTCTGCATACGCTCATGCACCAGGTCGTGCCCGGCGTGCGGCGGTACATCGCGGCCGCGCTCGCCGGGGGCGGCGGCAGCGGGGCCGAAGTCGGGGCGTCCGTCCTGTTGGAGAAAGACCCGCAGGTGACGGCGGCGGCCGCGGCGGCCATCATCGGCCGCATCCCGGCGATGTCGCCCGAGCAGCGGGCGGACCTGGCCGCCGGATTGGTCGCGCTGTCGACGAACAAGAAGACGAAGCTGCCGGCCGCGTCCGAACTGCCGGTGGTAAAGGTGTTGGCCTCACTCAACGACCCGGCGGCCGCGGCCGCGCTGTGGGAGTGGGTGCTGCCGCCCCACTCGGCCGACGTCCGCGCGGCGGCCCTGCAAGCGGTCGGCGGCTGGGTCCAGACGCCGACGAAGGAGCAGTGGCGGCGGCTGTTCGCGTGCGCGGCCGAGACGGAGTTCCGCATCGCGGCCCCCGCTCTCATGGTCCTCGGCCGGCTCCCCGGTGCGGAGAAGCATGTGGCCGAGTGGGTGACCCTTCTCCGCGCCCCGGACATGGCCGCTCGACGGCTGGCGATGGAAAAAGTCGGAGAGCGGGACACCGAAGAGGTCGCGATCGCCCTCATGGAACAACTCGGGCACCCCGACCGCGGGGTTCGCGAGGCGGCCCGGGCCCGACTGGTGAAACTCGATCACGGCCGCGCAGCCCTCGCGTCCGCCGTCGGCACGGCCGCCACCGCGGACGAGGCGTGGTCGCTCGCGCGGTCGCTCGCGCCGTTCTTCAAGACATTCCCGGAAGAGGTGAAGAGTAGCCTTCTTAAACAAGCGTGTACGTACCTGGAAGCCGACGACCACCGCGCCGACCCGCTTCTCTTCCTGCTCCGCGAAGCCGACGCCTCGGCCCTCCGCAATGAGTTGTTCGATCGGGCCGTCGCAAAGCGCAAGAAGAAAGATTACGACACGGCTCTCCAGTATCTCAAACTGCTCGCCCGCGACCCGGCTGCCGGGTTCCCCATGCGGCTGGAACTGGCGATGGGCGGGCTCAAGTTGTCATCCAAGGACGTGGCCGCCGAGTCGCGGGCGAACGATCATTGCTTGCGGCACTTCGAGTACGCGATCGGCCAAAATGCGGCCGGCGTGATCGAACAAATCGAGAAAGCGAAGTGGCTGACCGAAGACGACCTGTTTTACCTTGGGTTCCACTTCGCCGAGCGCAGTGGGAACGAGAAAGATTTCGGCGTCGCGGTACTCAAACAAGTAGTGAAGGCGTCGCCGCGGTCGAAGCTCGGAACCGCGGCGAAGAACAAGTTGAAATCGGTTGCTGCGGATTCGTAA